In Ogataea parapolymorpha DL-1 chromosome I, whole genome shotgun sequence, the following are encoded in one genomic region:
- a CDS encoding Peroxisomal membrane protein PEX29 encodes MESMVNNLWSSWDTLSQATASTGGDMDAASVASKQSPQESKMAASSMIWSSFSEPQKTPPTKRASSSFFDDMFTSSKDHSTTLTDKMFERFLSMALPTTTTQDGEELQSILERIEMQKSRPQLSLNVMSKNAIQLLSRLSVPFVLIDQVIIIFSWSKPLYTLTFLNVATLLILKPILLLSLPFFYTCFEIIVPAYMKRHPPDKHTILQNRNPIPAEGPSVSHVDVPRPVPELSREFVLNSTDLQNHMLLYVMSYDFVTSLIVKYLYFKDENITIFIFVALLTSGTLLTLFGAQVLSAMLPFIKVTLSVGLWAATIAMHPNYRSTLLDMLYSEDTRLRLLMMSNRLELWLNKELNLREQKEVKETEIFELQHLDPETHNWQLICFSSDPYPANSHARLNNLPLLGTLHLSQVKPPEGWKFVDVETAVNTRSVDGWLLDLTPEGWIKENFLNETMDIDEDEKWCYDLVTKFSYQAGLTTNEKKTRGEVRRRRWIRYCVRDIWDEDDQMEETVAHRRNKSMESSNSLHPVKSIDSVDG; translated from the coding sequence ATGGAGTCTATGGTAAATAACCTGTGGTCGTCGTGGGACACATTGTCGCAGGCCACGGCAAGCACGGGCGGCGACATGGACGCTGCCTCGGTGGCTTCGAAACAGAGCCCTCAGGAGTCCAAGATGGCGGCCAGCAGCATGATTTGGTCGTCGTTTTCGGAGCCGCAGAAGACCCCGCCGACCAAGCGGGcatccagctcgttctttgACGACATGTTTACCTCGTCCAAAGACCATTCGACCACGTTGACCGATAAAATGTTCGAGCGATTCTTGTCTATGGCCCTGCCTACCACGACTACTCAGGACGGGGAGGAGCTACAATCGATTTTAGAGAGAATAGAGATGCAGAAGTCGCGTCCACAGTTGAGTCTGAATGTCATGAGCAAGAATGCGATCCAGCTCCTGTCTCGGCTGTCTGTTCCGTTTGTGCTGATTGACCAGGTGATTATTATTTTCAGCTGGTCCAAGCCTCTTTACACTCTAACGTTTTTAAATGTCGCCACGCTGCTGATCCTGAAGCCGATCTTGCTCTTGAGCCTGCCGTTCTTCTACACCTGTTTCGAGATCATTGTTCCCGCTTACATGAAAAGACATCCGCCCGACAAGCACACCATTCTTCAGAACAGGAACCCGATTCCGGCGGAGGGACCGTCTGTTTCGCACGTCGACGTGCCGCGGCCAGTTCCTGAGCTGAGTCGCGAGTTTGTTCTGAACTCTACAGACCTGCAAAACCACATGCTACTCTACGTTATGAGCTATGACTTTGTGACGTCGCTGATTGTCAAATATCTATAtttcaaggacgagaacaTCActatttttattttcgTCGCTTTATTGACCAGCGGTACTCTACTGACCTTGTTTGGTGCACAGGTACTGTCCGCAATGCTACCCTTCATCAAGGTGACGCTGTCAGTAGGTCTGTGGGCTGCCACCATCGCCATGCACCCCAACTACCGGTCCACTTTGCTGGATATGCTCTACTCGGAGGATACCCGTTTACGGCTTCTGATGATGTCGAACCGTCTGGAGCTGTGgctcaacaaggagctgaatCTGCGCGAGCAGaaggaggtcaaggagacagagatttttgagctccAGCATCTGGACCCGGAGACGCACAATTGGCAGCTCATTTGTTTTTCGTCCGACCCGTATCCGGCAAACTCGCACGCTCGGCTCAATAATCTGCCGCTTCTGGGCACGCTGCACTTGAGCCAGGTCAAGCCGCCCGAGGGATGGAAGTTTGTGGACGTGGAGACGGCAGTCAACACGAGGAGTGTCGATGGCTGGCTGCTAGATCTGACCCCCGAGGGGTGGATCAAAGAAAACTTCTTGAACGAGACCATggacattgacgaggacgagaaaTGGTGCTACGATTTAGTGACCAAGTTCTCGTACCAGGCAGGACTGACTACCAACGAAAAGAAAACCAGAGGAGAGGTGAGAAGACGGCGTTGGATAAGGTACTGTGTTCGGGATATTTGGGATGAAGATGACCAGATGGAGGAGACGGTGGCGCACAGGCGCAACAAAAGCATGGAGTCGTCGAACAGCTTGCATCCGGTGAAATCGATCGATTCTGTGGACGGATAA
- a CDS encoding Carbon catabolite-derepressing protein kinase has translation MSETEQHHHNHPAGGAANRIGKYQIVKNLGEGSFGKVKLAYHTGTGQRVALKMINRKTLSKSDMQGRIEREISYLRLLRHPHIIKLYDVIKSKDEIIMVIEYAGKELFDYIIQHGRMKEDEARRFFQQIIAAVDYCHRHKIVHRDLKPENLLLDDQLNVKIADFGLSNIMTDGNFLKTSCGSPNYAAPEVISGKLYAGPEVDVWSCGVILYVMLCGRLPFDDELIPALFKKISNGVYTLPHDLSPGAKNLLTKMLVVNPLNRITIKEIMEDEWFKVGLPEYLLNDVAAEKKVSPDDVSEDVVNALAIAMGYSREEIIDAIKIGRTPETEEILDSYQLMKSNKKLVEDINKQDKLQTAANDPSHPRWRTPTNIDYPKPDNATNYNPSSTIAILPSSLPQIHRASMVQLRPELASIQPISTKKSKTRWHFGIRSRSYPLDVMGEIYRALKNLGAEWVRPSEEELWTIKVRWRYTVADSEQDADLMKMQIQLFQLEPNNYLVDFKFDGWESKNPAKSGPAEQELQDSDEISSFSAYPFLHLATRLIMELAVNSQG, from the coding sequence ATGTCTGAAACGGAACAACACCACCACAACCACCCTGCGGGGGGAGCGGCCAATCGGATTGGCAAGTACCAGATCGTCAAGAACCTGGGCGAAGGCTCGTTTGGAAAGGTGAAGCTGGCGTACCACACGGGTACAGGCCAGCGAGTGGCTCTTAAAATGATCAACAGAAAGACCCTGTCGAAATCTGACATGCAAGGCCGAATTGAGCGGGAGATTTCGTATCTGAGGCTGTTGAGACACCCGCACATCATCAAGCTGTATGACGTGATCAAAAGCAAAGACGAGATCATCATGGTGATTGAGTACGCCGGTAAAGAGCTGTTTGATTACATCATCCAGCATGGGCGgatgaaggaggacgaggccaggcggtttttccagcagatcatCGCCGCCGTGGACTACTGCCATCGCCACAAAATCGTCCACAGAGACCTCAAGCCGGAGAATTTGTTGCTGgacgaccagctgaacgTGAAAATTGCAGATTTCGGTCTTAGCAACATTATGACAGACGgcaattttctcaagaCTAGCTGCGGGTCGCCGAACTACGCTGCCCCAGAGGTCATTTCCGGCAAACTATACGCGGGGCCCGAGGTGGACGTTTGGTCGTGTGGAGTGATTTTGTACGTGATGCTGTGCGGTCGTCTGCCttttgacgacgagctAATTCCTGCTCTCttcaagaaaatcagcaaCGGCGTGTACACGCTGCCGCACGACCTCTCACCGGGTGCCAAGAACTTGCTCACGAAGATGCTCGTGGTGAACCCGCTCAACAGAatcaccatcaaggagatcatgGAGGACGAGTGGTTCAAGGTGGGTCTGCCGGAGTATTTGTTGAACGACGTTGCTGCAGAGAAAAAGGTGAGTCCCGACGACGTGAGCGAGGACGTGGTGAACGCATTGGCCATTGCTATGGGCTACTCGCGCGAGGAGATTATCGACGCAATCAAAATAGGCAGAACACCGGAGACAGAGGAGATTCTCGACAGCTACCAACTAATGAAGAGCAACAAGAAGCTCGTGGAGGATATCAACAAACAGGACAAGCTACAAACGGCTGCGAACGACCCGAGCCACCCGAGATGGCGCACGCCGACGAACATAGACTACCCAAAGCCCGATAATGCAACCAACTACAATCCGAGCTCGACCATTGCCATCCTGCCCTCGTCGCTGCCGCAGATCCACAGAGCGTCGATGGTGCAACTGCGCCCCGAGCTCGCGTCGATTCAGCCTATCAGCACCAAAAAGTCGAAAACAAGATGGCATTTTGGCATCCGTTCCAGATCGTATCCGCTAGACGTGATGGGCGAGATCTACAGAGCCCTGAAAAATCTGGGTGCAGAGTGGGTGCGGCCgtccgaggaggagctttGGACGATCAAGGTGCGCTGGAGATACACCGTGGCCGACAGCGAGCAAGACGCCGACCTGATGAAAATGCAgatccagctcttccagctcgagcCGAACAATTATTTGGTGGACTTTAAATTCGACGGCTGGGAGTCCAAGAACCCAGCGAAATCGGGCCCGGCCGAGCAGGAGCTGCAGGACTCGGACGagatctcgtcgttcagcGCGTATCCATTCTTGCATCTCGCCACCCGGCTCATCATGGAGCTGGCCGTCAACAGCCAGGGCTAG
- a CDS encoding Heat shock protein STI1, producing MSAEEYKTQGNAAFSAKDYDKAIEYFTKAIEVSSTPNHVLYSNRSACYASLKKYEEALKDAQECVKINPSWAKGYNRVAAAEFGLERLDDAKKSYEKALELDPSNAMAKSGLQAVSDAQLAQNDPTMGMRKIFSDPGLIEKLKTNPKTAELMKDPSLVEKVKKLQTNPAGLSTEMFTDQRLMTVLAAILGIDLGAAPSEPTQASSDNDVEMKDAEPAKPAESAKKSEPEPKVEEPVDDSKAEADKYKAEANALYKQRKFDEAIELYNKAWETHKDITYLNNRAAAEYEKGDYDAAIQTCLKAVDEGRDMRADYKLVAKSFARIGNSYLKKDDLKKACEYFEKSLTEHRTPEVLNKLRSTEKEVKKREAEAYIDKDLAEKARLEGKEYFSAGDWPNAVKAYTEMIKRDPSDVRGYSNRAAALAKLMSFPDAIRDCETAIKLDPGFIRAYIRKANAELAIKEYRKCLDTLTAAREAEVKNKSTANLNEIDSLYQKAMAQRFAPLEGETYEETMARIQKDPEVVQILSDPVMQTILQQAQSNPAALQEHMKNPDVSRKIMTLMAAGIIRTR from the coding sequence ATGTCTGCCGAAGAATACAAAACACAGGGAAACGCcgctttttctgccaaaGACTACGACAAGGCCATTGAGTACTTTACCAAGGCGATCGAGGTCTCGTCTACTCCTAATCATGTTCTCTACTCCAACAGATCTGCGTGCTATGCGTCGTTGAAGAAATACGAGGAGGCCCTTAAAGATGCCCAAGAATGTGTTAAAATCAACCCATCCTGGGCCAAAGGCTACAACCGTGTCGCTGCAGCAGAGTTCGGGCTTGAGAGACTGGACGACGCCAAGAAGTCCTACGAGAAGGCTCTAGAGCTTGATCCAAGCAATGCAATGGCCAAAAGTGGTCTTCAGGCCGTTTCCGACGCCCAGCTGGCACAGAACGACCCAACCATGGGAATGCGCAAGATTTTCTCTGATCCTGGCCTGatcgaaaaactcaagaCTAATCCAAAGACCGCTGAGCTAATGAAAGACCCATCTCTTGTGGAAAAGGTGAAAAAGTTGCAGACCAACCCTGCTGGCTTGAGCACGGAGATGTTTACCGACCAGAGACTGATGACGGTTTTGGCGGCCATTTTGGGAATTGACCTCGGTGCAGCTCCTTCAGAGCCTACCCAAGCGTCCTCGGACAACGACGTTGAGATGAAGGACGCAGAGCCAGCAAAACCAGCAGAATCAGCTAAAAAGAGCGAGCCAGAGCCAaaggtggaggagccagTGGATGACTCGAAGGCAGAGGCCGACAAATACAAGGCAGAGGCCAACGCGTTGTACAAGCAGAGAAAATTCGACGAAGCAATCGAACTTTATAATAAGGCATGGGAAACCCACAAGGACATTACCTACCTGAACAACCGTGCCGCTGCTGAATACGAAAAGGGGGATTACGATGCCGCTATCCAGACCTGTTTGAAAGCCGTGGACGAGGGAAGAGACATGCGTGCCGACTACAAGTTGGTTGCCAAGTCGTTTGCTAGAATCGGAAACTCGTACCTGAAGAAAGAcgacctgaaaaaagccTGTGAGTACTTCGAGAAATCGCTGACCGAACACAGAACCCCTGAAGTCCTGAACAAGCTGAGAAGCACCGAGAAGGAGGTCAAGAAAAGAGAGGCCGAGGCATACATCGACAAGGATCTGGCCGAAAAAGCCAGATTGGAGGGCAAGGAGTATTTCAGTGCCGGCGACTGGCCTAATGCCGTGAAAGCATACACAGAGATGATCAAGAGAGACCCGTCCGACGTGAGAGGCTACTCGaacagagctgctgctctggccAAGCTTATGTCATTCCCAGACGCCATCAGAGACTGCGAGACGgccatcaagctggaccCAGGATTTATCAGAGCGTACATCCGCAAGGCCAATGCCGAGttggccatcaaggagtacaGAAAGTGTCTTGACACACTGACAGCTGCCAGAGAGGCAGAGGTGAAGAACAAGTCGACCGCCAATCTGAACGAGATCGACTCTCTTTACCAAAAGGCCATGGCACAGAGATTTGCTCCGTTGGAGGGAGAAACGTACGAAGAGACCATGGCCCGGATCCAGAAAGATCCTGAGGTTGTCCAGATTCTGAGCGACCCAGTGATGCAGACGATTCTCCAGCAGGCCCAGAGCAACCCGGCCGCATTGCAGGAGCACATGAAAAACCCAGACGTCAGCCGCAAGATCATGACGCTGATGGCTGCCGGAATCATCAGAACTCGTTAA
- a CDS encoding Ribosomal N-lysine methyltransferase 4 yields MDSFATNTAAFDSWLHRHYDYINDDIEIADLRNSHEGRGLRARNDIQKDTVLFRLARDHILNIRTAALGKLKPGNQEVLETLNQWEALILCLAYEMMLGEESRWSSYLAVLPEKFNSLMFWSSEELEKLKPSNVLQRIGREQAEQMYSKLVPEYCLRLGSKKLVEYLTIDRFHVVASIIMSYSFDVDDPEDDPEDDEDEEEDFDEIEQECIKYDGYLKSMVPLADTLNSNTNLVNANLSYENDALVMTATKDIKKGEQIYNIYGELPNSEILRKYGYVELPASKYEFAELPLTVIKQTFVDNYLSSLDSKIRETLFDKTAELISESEYLDESLEDQEGGIVLDAYEVFADADVLPELLLLIQILTTCYESFETDPKWAKKLARTRSELESFINRCILKSFQLVEKNIITHRCVENLNKCVEGRIAQYGTAQDYEIPASYRDFDRTELASIVLRCEVNCLRNVLNNFPEKYERIDDSKLLKNVLKRKAEADTQKHKKQKT; encoded by the coding sequence ATGGACTCCTTTGCTACCAACACCGCTGCGTTCGACAGTTGGCTTCATAGACATTACGACTACATTAACGATGACATTGAAATTGCAGATTTGAGGAATTCGCACGAAGGACGCGGTCTACGCGCACGCAATGACATCCAGAAAGACACCGTTCTGTTCCGTCTGGCCAGAGATCATATATTGAATATTCGCACAGCGGCTCTTGGCAAGCTCAAACCGGGAAATCAGGAAGTCCTTGAGACTCTGAACCAATGGGAAGCCCTCATTTTGTGTCTGGCATACGAGATGATGCTAGGAGAGGAGTCTCGGTGGAGCTCGTACTTGGCAGTTCTgcctgaaaaattcaactCCTTAATGTTTTGGTCGTCCGAggagcttgaaaaactgaaacCATCCAACGTTTTGCAGAGGATTGGGCGTGAACAGGCTGAACAAATGTACTCCAAGCTTGTGCCTGAATACTGCCTTCGTTTGGGTAGCAAGAAATTGGTGGAGTATTTGACTATAGACCGGTTCCATGTGGTGGCAAGCATAATCATGAGTTACTCGTTTGATGTTGACGATCCTGAGGATGATCCtgaggacgatgaggatgaagaggaagacTTCGACGAGATAGAGCAGGAATGCATCAAATACGATGGGTATTTGAAGTCGATGGTTCCTCTTGCAGATACTCTCAACTCAAATACTAATTTGGTGAATGCGAATTTGAGCTACGAAAATGACGCGCTAGTTATGACTGCTACTAAGGACATCAAAAAAGGAGAGCAGATTTATAACATCTATGGTGAGCTGCCGAACTCTGAGATTCTGCGAAAATACGGATATGTGGAGCTTCCTGCTTCCAAGTATGAGTTTGCTGAGCTACCTCTGACAGTTATCAAACAGACGTTTGTGGACAACTATCTCTCTTCGTTGGATAGCAAAATCAGAGAAACGCTCTTCGACAAGACTGCCGAGCTGATCAGCGAGTCCGAGTACTTAGACGAAAGCTTGGAAGACCAGGAAGGGGGTATTGTTTTGGATGCGTACGAGGTGTTTGCCGATGCAGACGTGCTGCCAGAGCTCTTGCTATTAATCCAGATCCTGACGACCTGCTATGAAAGTTTTGAAACAGACCCAAAATGGGCCAAGAAACTTGCGAGAACGCGGTCCGAGCTGGAATCGTTTATCAACAGATGCATTCTAAAATCGttccagcttgtggagaaaaatattatcACCCACAGGTGTGTCGAGAATCTCAATAAATGCGTCGAGGGACGCATTGCCCAGTACGGGACCGCCCAGGATTATGAGATTCCGGCCAGCTATAGAGACTTCGACCGCACAGAGCTGGCATCCATCGTGCTGAGATGCGAGGTGAACTGTTTGCGCAATGTGTTGAACAActttccagaaaaatatGAGCGCATCGACGACTCGAAGCTTCTGAAAAACGTGCTCAAGCGCAAGGCCGAGGCAGACACACAGAAACACAAGAAGCAAAAAACCTAA
- a CDS encoding Ornithine transporter of the mitochondrial inner membrane → MSSLRDKTSAHIPAITGDIAYEDPFFQLPAALTGYKSGILSYTASLVSTSVGFPLDSMKTRMQTHHFANAFACFRATVQHEGVRGLFRGISAPLISTAFARSLGVSIYTEAKPIVSFLGAPIWGSHPLIHRTAPVSDQQAQIDKVVNNIPIAVLAGSISGAAVSLFACPFELSKIFQQILLLVNNSKENGKYVHLQRDKLPSSLLSVASTIVRHEGLRGLYSGYRYHLTKDGVSSGLFYGLYETVKLFIQTRNGHVTQNSELQKTINVLSVPISGAVAGCFSWVLVFPVDTIKSQYQRDVIRNILREVAGRDKLPVVAPKLRWPTRELYRGLGPSITRSIVTTMIFFSIFEYLMKNIA, encoded by the coding sequence ATGTCGTCTTTGCGAGACAAGACGTCTGCGCACATCCCTGCTATAACGGGGGACATCGCGTACGAAGACCcctttttccagctcccCGCCGCCCTCACGGGCTACAAATCAGGCATCCTCTCATATACGGCTTCCCTCGTCTCCACCTCTGTGGGTTTCCCGTTGGACTCCATGAAGACACGGATGCAGACTCACCATTTTGCCAATGCATTTGCCTGTTTTCGAGCCACCGTCCAGCACGAGGGCGTCCGCGGACTGTTCCGGGGTATTTCTGCCCCGCTTATCTCTACGGCCTTTGCTCGGTCGCTCGGAGTATCTATTTACACAGAGGCAAAGCCCATAGTGAGTTTTCTGGGAGCCCCGATCTGGGGCAGCCACCCGCTAATTCATAGAACGGCTCCGGTGTCCGATCAGCAGGCCCAGATCGACAAGGTGGTCAACAACATCCCGATTGCTGTTTTGGCGGGTTCCATCTCAGGCGCGGCGGTGTCTCTTTTTGCGTGTCCATTTGAactgtccaagatcttccAGCAAATCCTTCTTTTGGTCAACAACTCAAAGGAAAACGGCAAGTACGTGCATCTGCAACGCGACAAGCTGCCGTCGAGTCTTCTGAGCGTCGCGTCGACCATAGTGCGCCACGAGGGACTCAGAGGACTCTACTCAGGCTACAGATACCACCTCACGAAGGACGGAGTGTCCTCGGGGCTTTTCTACGGACTCTACGAGACAGTCAAACTATTCATCCAGACCAGGAATGGTCACGTGACCCAGAATTCCGAGTTGCAGAAGACGATCAACGTGCTGAGTGTGCCGATTTCCGGGGCGGTGGCGGGGTGTTTCAGCTGGGTGCTGGTGTTCCCCGTTGACACAATCAAGTCGCAGTACCAGCGCGACGTAATCCGCAACATTTTACGAGAGGTGGCTGGCCGCGACAAGCTGCCTGTGGTAGCGCCCAAACTGAGATGGCCCACGCGCGAGCTGTACCGCGGGCTTGGGCCCTCCATCACGCGGTCGATCGTGACCACCATGAtatttttctcaattttcGAGTAcctgatgaaaaatattgcCTGA
- a CDS encoding Ankyrin repeat protein nuc-2, giving the protein MKFGKYLAARQLELPEYSGYFINYKALKKLINALVANNSNDQSLQDKKGSFFFRLERELEKVNNFYLEKESELKFRLDILIEKKNKALLDGRLDNVTKNSIAFVTLYDGFKKFSKDLDRLEQFVELNETGFTKVLKKWDKRSKSRTKELYLSTAVNVQPVFHRDEIIELSDLVANNLMELEAKVEGGSFVRYEAKENNKVDDGELPRGDRESDELYTDFYEITAQNANQSKEEQVSKLHEWANQVLSKLSPDSKRFTISKVFLLLIPNLQIPDEALQYFYDNFKEFIDISLVDDLNGRTCLHEAASCKTDRVGIVRLCLENNIDPTLKDVTGRTCLHYITELGRDDLLLLVLDYAPRIKPLESLIDVVDNESISPLLMAIINNHVSSVEILLKHGANAFPQQNDLKPTYLPLNVACKTGNLEVVQLLLNQASTPAEAKSKGLLTKSFQSNAEGLLPLHIVASAGHDDLIPLLLEYGADINQTDKLNKWTPIFYSVTKGYASTTKKLIEFGANFDIKDEDGFNPLYYALWEGNVGVANVLIESLKASVAAAVPSPRKELELAPPQAPTLSYTKNVMSPMVPPNLDDLPSLSEISNVDMIPDLELPPPIIPLRKYGHNFLEKRIFLKLSFYTNRNSIRLNPDTFLTSIPGRITISCDKNDLIPRNLLLPVLDNDKSITFQTDTFDGFAIEFELFPTFGTRLIAKGTLPSTLLQTRCPGVGSKLNGDIEVPLVDLRLRSIGMLRFNYEIVYPYSGRPLEISMYDTYWKSSSSAAAAVKSISFVTASSLSGEYYRVKVCYLSDGTPLVCPSWQITFQGVVMSVCSFDFDQLSRLLYSAGAFEDLCAQLREVKNLSDDLKKLEDIMAKLYIPLELFLQIIAVEVSLNLEIFYPSVFELNFFNMKCYSVSAYNLVAKCKSADLSPTTDNVMNNYIDLILNDVFTHVRGLRAQGNRNRSLILSSDNAMVCTILNWKQPNYPVFYNINGIKYNFDTHRFEPCTANGFPTGSVDVSEVEKPELKIDNIDSINKDSVVYLNDLQYQDKLTRSIKLGTAFAATNNLLGIIVPNRVLSICPDLVKSVRSNGLILVASKDNDETEHAEFGDSLEKSRDHDIDVNGLRFNDILSFKDAIDM; this is encoded by the coding sequence ACGATGGATTCAAGAAGTTCTCCAAGGATCTGGACCGATTGGAGCAGTTTGTCGAGCTGAATGAGACAGGGTTCACAAAAGTGTTGAAGAAGTGGGACAAGCGGTCGAAATCGAGAACGAAAGAGCTCTATCTGTCCACTGCTGTGAATGTTCAGCCTGTTTTCCACAGAGACGAGATTATTGAGCTGAGCGACCTCGTGGCCAACAATTtgatggagctggaggccaaAGTCGAGGGCGGCAGTTTTGTGCGGTACGAGGCcaaagaaaacaacaaagtggacgacggcgagctgcCCCGCGGAGACAGAGAGTCGGACGAGCTGTACACGGATTTCTACGAGATCACGGCCCAGAACGCGAACCAGTCGAAAGAGGAGCAAGTTTCCAAACTGCACGAGTGGGCCAATCAGGTTCTCTCGAAACTGAGTCCCGACAGCAAACGGTTTACGATCTCGAAGGTGTTTTTGCTACTGATTCCCAATCTGCAGATCCCGGACGAAGCGTTGCAGTATTTCTACGACAATTTCAAAGAATTCATCGATATCTCGCTGGTCGACGACCTCAATGGCAGAACGTGCCTCCACGAGGCTGCGTCCTGCAAAACTGACCGTGTTGGCATCGTCCGGCTATGTCTGGAGAACAACATCGACCCGACGCTAAAAGACGTGACCGGACGCACGTGCCTCCACTATATTACAGAGCTCGGTCGCGACGACCTGTTGCTGCTTGTTCTGGACTATGCGCCGCGTATCAAGCCGCTAGAGAGTCTGATCGACGTGGTCGACAacgagtcgatctcgccgCTGCTCATGgccatcatcaacaaccaCGTTTCGTCTGTGGAGATACTGCTAAAGCACGGAGCCAACGCTTTCCCGCAGCAAAACGATCTCAAGCCGACTTATCTGCCCCTCAATGTTGCTTGCAAGACAGGAAACCTGGAAGTTGTCCAGTTGTTGCTCAATCAGGCCAGCACGCCGGCCGAAGCCAAATCAAAGGGCCTGCTGACGAAATCGTTCCAAAGCAACGCCGAGGGCCTGCTTCCACTGCACATCGTTGCGTCGGCCGGCCACGACGATCTGATCCCCCTGCTGCTTGAGTACGGCGCCGACATCAACCAGAcagacaagctcaacaagtgGACGCCGATTTTCTACAGTGTCACCAAGGGCTACGCATCGACcaccaaaaaattgataGAGTTTGGAGCCAATTTCGACATCAAGGATGAGGACGGCTTCAATCCGCTGTACTATGCCCTCTGGGAGGGAAATGTTGGAGTTGCCAACGTTCTGATCGAGTCGCTAAAAGCCAgtgttgctgctgcagttCCCTCGCCACGAaaagagctcgagctgGCTCCTCCGCAGGCGCCAACCTTAAGCTACACTAAGAACGTGATGTCTCCTATGGTGCCCCCAAACCTGGACGATCTGCCGTCTTTATCTGAAATCAGCAATGTCGACATGATTCCGGACTTAGAACTGCCTCCGCCAATCATTCCTCTGCGAAAGTACGGCCACAATTTCTTGGAAAAACGAATTTTCCTTAAACTGTCCTTCTACACCAACAGAAACTCCATCAGACTCAATCCAGACACTTTCCTCACCTCGATACCCGGACGTATCACCATTAGCTGCGACAAAAACGACCTGATCCCGCGAAACCTGCTTCTTCCTGTCCTCGACAACGATAAATCCATCACGTTCCAAACAGACACGTTCGACGGCTTTGCCATCGAGTTCGAGCTGTTCCCGACATTTGGAACACGGCTCATTGCCAAGGGCACGCTGCCGTCGACACTGCTCCAAACTAGGTGCCCTGGAGTCGGTTCTAAGCTCAACGGCGACATCGAGGTCCCGCTCGTGGATCTGCGGCTCCGCAGCATCGGTATGCTCCGGTTCAACTACGAGATCGTGTACCCGTACTCTGGCCGGCCGCTGGAGATCTCAATGTACGACACGTACTGgaagtcgtcgtcgtcggcggcggcggcggtGAAATCGATCTCGTTCGTCACGGCGTCGTCGCTGAGCGGCGAGTACTACCGCGTCAAGGTGTGCTATCTAAGCGACGGGACACCGCTGGTGTGTCCGAGCTGGCAGATCACGTTCCAGGGCGTCGTTATGTCCGTGTGCagttttgattttgacCAGCTGTCCAGACTGCTGTACTCGGCGGGCGCGTTTGAAGATCTGTGTGCACAGCTGCGggaggtgaaaaatttgagCGAcgatttgaagaaattaGAAGACATCATGGCCAAACTGTACATTCCGTTGGAGCTGTTCCTGCAAATCATCGCCGTGGAAGTGTCGCTGAACCTGGAGATTTTCTATCCATCCGTTTTTGAGCTTAATTTCTTCAACATGAAGTGCTACTCGGTGTCAGCCTACaatttggtagcaaagTGCAAATCTGCCGACCTGAGCCCGACAACCGACAACGTCATGAACAACTACATCGATCTGATTCTCAACGATGTGTTTACTCACGTGCGCGGTCTGCGGGCGCAAGGAAACCGCAACCGGTCGCTAATTTTGTCCAGCGACAACGCGATGGTGTGCACAATTTTAAATTGGAAGCAGCCCAACTACCCTGTTTTCTACAACATCAACGGAATCAAGTACAATTTCGACACACACAGATTTGAGCCGTGCACCGCAAACGGGTTCCCGACAGGCTCCGTGGACGTGTCGGAGGTGGAGAAGccagagctcaagatcgacaacaTCGActccatcaacaaggactCGGTGGTGTATCTCAACGATTTACAGTACCAGGACAAGCTCACGCGCTCAATCAAGCTGGGGACAGCGTTTGCCGCCACAAACAACCTGCTCGGCATCATTGTGCCGAACAGGGTGCTCTCGATCTGTCCGGACCTGGTCAAGTCGGTGCGGTCCAATGGATTGATCTTGGTAGCAAGCAAGGACAACGACGAGACTGAGCATGCAGAGTTTGGCGActcgctggaaaaatcgCGCGACCACGATATCGACGTCAACGGACTACGGTTCAACGACATCCTAAGTTTTAAAGATGCCATTGATATGTAA